A section of the Festucalex cinctus isolate MCC-2025b chromosome 7, RoL_Fcin_1.0, whole genome shotgun sequence genome encodes:
- the kif13a gene encoding kinesin-like protein KIF13A isoform X1, with the protein MSDTKVKVAVRVRPMNRREIELNTKCVVDMEDNQTVLHAPPSNAKGDNSRKQSKVFAFDHCFWSMDESNVPKYAGQEVVFKCLGEGILENAFQGYNACIFAYGQTGSGKSFSMMGNGEHPGLIPRLCCSLFERVHQETNDGHTFKVEVSYMEIYNEKVRDLLDPKGSRQSLKVREHKVLGPYVDGLSQLAVTNFEDIEVLMSEGNKSRTVAATNMNEESSRSHAVFSIIVTQTLYDLQSGNSGEKVSKMSLVDLAGSERVSKTGAAGERLKEGSNINKSLTTLGCVISALADQSAGKGKGKFVPYRDSVLTWLLKDNLGGNSKTAMIATVSPAADNYEETLSTLRYADRAKRIVNHAVVNEDPNARIIRELREEVEKLKVQLSQAESLKAPELKEKLHESEKLIMEMTVTWEEKLRKTEEIATERQKQLESMGISLETSGIKVGEDKCFLVNLNADPALNELLVYYLKERTHVGADTSQDIQLFGIGIQPLHCVLELCPDGDVTLMPIGNARTCVNGTMIDSLVHLWHGDRILWGNNHFFRINLPKRKRRDRLKELERASPRASFVEMDVETASEASSEQDYSYEFAQMEVIMKTLGNNDPMQNVVQVLEKQYLEEKRTALEEQRIMYERELESLRQQLSPEKTQQHHRSNSDRLTFQMHTAHSKMQLWTEERDELFRHSLSRLREQVLKANTLVREANFLAEEMSKLTDYQVTLQIPAANLSANRKRGAIVSEPAIQVRRKGRGTQVWTIEKLENKLVDMRDHYRDWREGSEEVYSKANGKHCDPFYDAQENHNLIGVANIFLECLFHDVKLQYAVPIISQQGELAGRLHVELMRVSGAVPERLCGGDDSSENSSESSCYEVLDTNGEIVHMAKRLIIRVRIREATGLPLNLSNFVFCQYTFWEHGEPTVAPPMVSPDRPSPRSPDAQFNVQFDHCKDYVIHVTDDFLEFISDGALAIEVWGHCCAGNGRSPWELDVLEAKTQTLRDRWSEVSRRIELWVSIQELNEQGEYAAVEVQPGKDISTGGVFQLRQGHSRRLHVSVRPVQNSGTLPLLVEAMLSVSIGCVTLRSIKLQRPLDTYQREVQDDMDSYQEEDLSCVRERWSEALIKRREYLDEQIKKIINKHEKSEEDVEREARLVEQWVGLTEERNAVLVPAPGSGIPGAPADWSPPAGMEAHIPVLFLDLNADNLTVNEQLTHAAGVNSIVPKEHGSQFFYLPIIKHSEEEVSAVCSWDSSIHDSVHLNRVTSPHERIYLILKTTVQLSHPASMELVLRKRVAVNIYNKQSFTQSLKRRMSLKNTLYSCGVTYEIVSNIPKASEEPEERETLALMAARADSEETQDGETYIEKYTRGVLQVENILSLERLRQAVTVKEALTTKGRHLRRSLSTPNVQHSSCSKTDLTGCEDEDRKICEDHCDYVDSCNLQDGSLCSTPVKSKEGPESPTFFNSSPFKLLSPQPSKFLKSLLPVKEENKEKKVLEARPLLGQESMRSCVDSPALLPPPCPWRRPRAGSEGHCKPFTPTCRPLSRTLPRAAVSATHAAPIGSKRHMITQESDEEEPTVDVTLNLDRGLQNDGAGFRSYIPEDFANFDIYNATLESRADPKERKEVSRSPTASSCTSGYFSHSASNATLSDFPFSSSESSDHLSCTPRESHDVVGCHAGRGYAQTKSVPAGSDDQQRTFPLPQNCKLSCSQEFTDFKGADDTIAEEDLGDFTEKWERDEGEMAPTLKTTTTETCDSSDVASMTNNSDKASAALHKHPVSSNTVISSVITSASPSAVTKVPPLRGGDPPIREPAQGDVPRGSPCPSPDPSSTEPSGDSSGDESAPVAQLPDWMAPGEMVWVGKRRGTVHYVGGVEFAKGIWVGVKLDLAVGKHNGTVQGRVYFRCPPGHGVFVKPSRLTRGPPSMDTQPTTLLR; encoded by the exons ACTTGATCCCAAAGG GAGCCGACAGTCTCTGAAGGTTCGTGAACACAAAGTCCTGGGTCCATACGTGGATGGTTTGTCTCAGCTGGCCGTGACCAACTTTGAG GACATTGAGGTGCTCATGTCGGAGGGGAACAAATCTCGCACAGTGGCAGCCACCAATATGAACGAGGAGAGCAGCCGATCTCACGCCGTCTTCAGTATTATTGTCACACAAACGCTCTATGATCTACAATCTGGG AATTCTGGGGAGAAGGTGAGCAAGATGAGTCTAGTTGACCTGGCAGGAAGTGAACGTGTGTCCAAGACGGGAGCTGCTGGGGAGCGACTAAAAGAAGGAAGCAACATAAACAA GTCCCTGACCACGTTGGGTTGTGTGATTTCTGCACTGGCTGATCAGTCTGCAGGAAAGGGGAAGGGCAAATTTGTGCCTTACAGAGACTCAGTCCTCACCTGGCTGCTCAAG GACAACCTTGGTGGTAACAGCAAGACGGCTATGATAGCCACAGTGAGCCCAGCGGCGGACAACTATGAAGAAACTCTTTCCACTCTGCGTTACGCCGATCGAGCCAAGAGGATCGTCAACCACGCCGTCGTCAACGAAGACCCCAACGCGCGCATCATCCGAGAGCTCCGAGAGGAGGTGGAGAAGCTTAAAGTTCAGCTGTCTCAGGCTGAG TCTTTGAAAGCTCCTGAGCTGAAGGAGAAGCTGCATGAGTCAGAGAAACTCATCATGGAGATGACTGTCACTTGGGAGGAAAAGCTAAGGAAGACTGAGGAGATCGCCACG GAACGCCAAAAGCAACTGGAGAGCATGGGAATCTCTCTTGAAACATCTGGCATTAAAGTGGGCGAAGACAAGTGTTTCCTGGTCAATCTGAATGCGGATCCTGCCTTAAATGAGCTGCTCGTTTACTATCTAAAG GAGCGCACCCATGTCGGCGCTGACACTTCTCAGGACATCCAGCTGTTTGGGATCGGCATCCAGCCGCTGCACTGCGTACTGGAACTGTGCCCGGATGGTGATGTCACCTTGATGCCCATAGGGAACGCCCG GACCTGTGTAAATGGGACAATGATTGATTCTTTGGTTCATCTCTGGCATGGGGATCGTATCTTATGGGGCAACAACCACTTTTTTAG GATCAATTTGCCAAAACGAAAGCGGCGGGACCGTTTGAAGGAGCTGGAGAGGGCCTCTCCTCGGGCCAGCTTTGTGGAGATGGATGTGGAGACGGCCAGTGAGGCATCTTCTGAGCAGGACTACAGTTATGAGTTTGCCCAAATGGAGGTCATCATGAAGACGCTGGGAAACAATG ACCCCATGCAGAATGTGGTCCAGGTCCTGGAAAAGCAGTACCTGGAAGAGAAGCGCACGGCTCTGGAGGAGCAGAGGATAATGTACGAGCGGGAGCTGGAATCGCTTCGGCAACAACTTTCTCCCGAGAAAACGCAACAGCACCACCGCAGCAACAGTGACCGCCTCACGTTCCAGATGCACACAGCGCACAGCAAGATGCAACTGTGGACGGAGGAACG gGATGAACTTTTCCGACACAGTCTTTCTCGCCTGAGGGAACAGGTTCTGAAAGCCAACACCCTGGTGCGAGAGGCCAACTTTTTGGCAGAGGAGATGAGCAAGCTGACCGACTATCAGGTCACTCTTCAGATTCCTGCAGCCAACCTTAGCGCCAACCGCAAG CGTGGAGCAATCGTGAGTGAGCCAGCCATCCAGGTGCGCAGGAAGGGGAGGGGGACTCAGGTGTGGACCATTGAGAAGCTGGAGAACAAGCTGGTGGACATGAGAGACCACTACAGGGACTGGAGGGAAGGCTCAGAGGAAGTG TACAGCAAGGCAAATGGTAAACATTGTGACCCATTTTACGACGCACAAGAGAACCACAACCTAATAGGAGTGGCTAACATTTTTCTGGAGTGCCTCTTCCATGATGTCAAACTGCAATATGCTGTTCCCATCATCAGCCAACAGGGGGAG TTAGCAGGCAGGCTCCATGTGGAGCTGATGCGGGTCAGCGGTGCCGTGCCCGAGCGCCTTTGCGGTGGAGACGATTCCTCCGAAAATTCCAGTGAGAGTAGCTGCTACGAAGTCTTGGACACCAATGGAGAAATTGTTCACATGGCCAAGAGGCTCATTATCAGG GTTCGCATCAGGGAAGCGACAGGGCTGCCCCTCAACTTGTCCAACTTCGTCTTCTGTCAGTACACCTTTTGGGAACACGGAGAACCCACAGTGGCGCCCCCAATGGTGAGCCCGGACAGACCTTCCCCTCGGAGCCCAGATGCACAGTTCAATGTCCAGTTTGATCACTGCAAG gactaTGTTATACATGTGACAGATGACTTTCTGGAGTTCATATCAGACGGAGCGTTGGCAATAGAGGTATGGGGTCATTGCTGTGCTGGGAATGGACGTTCTCCGTGGGAATTAGACGTGCTGGAAGCAAAGACTCAAACGCTCCGAGACAG GTGGAGCGAAGTGTCTCGCAGGATCGAGCTGTGGGTCTCCATCCAGGAGCTCAACGAACAGGGAGAGTACGCCGCTGTGGAGGTGCAGCCTGGAAAAGACATCAGCACGGGAGGAGTCTTCCAACTGCGGCAG GGCCACTCGAGGAGGCTGCACGTCAGCGTGAGGCCGGTCCAAAACTCAGGCACGCTGCCTCTGCTGGTGGAGGCCATGTTGTCTGTCTCGATCGGCTGCGTGACGCTACGCTCCATCAAATTGCAGAGACCCCTCGACACATACCAG AGAGAGGTGCAAGACGATATGGATAGTTATCAG GAGGAAGATCTCAGCTGCGTAAGAGAGCGATGGTCTGAGGCCTTAATCAAACGACGGGAGTACCTCGATGAACAAATCAAGAAGATCATAAACAAACACG AGAAGTCAGAGGAAGACGTCGAGCGTGAAGCCCGCCTGGTGGAACAATGGGTCGGCCTGACCGAGGAGAGAAACGCTGTGCTCGTACCCGCACCTGGAAGTGGCATTCCTGGAGCGCCCGCTGATTG GAGCCCACCTGCTGGAATGGAAGCTCATATCCCAGTCCTCTTCCTTGATTTGAATG CTGATAATCTGACAGTGAATGAGCAGCTGACACATGCTGCAGGCGTTAACTCTATCGTACCCAAGGAGCATGGAAGCCAGTTCTTTTATCTCCCCATTATCAAGCACAGCGAAGAAGAG GTGTCAGCAGTGTGCTCCTGGGACTCATCCATCCACGATTCCGTGCACCTGAATCGGGTCACGTCTCCTCACGAGCGCATCTACCTGATCCTCAAAACCACCGTGCAGCTCAGCCACCCGGCCTCAATGGAGCTGGTGCTTCGCAAGAGGGTCGCCGTCAACATCTACAACAAGCAG AGTTTCACACAGAGTCTCAAAAGGAGAATGTCCCTTAAGAACACGCTTTACTCCTGCGGTGTGACCTATGAGATTGTTTCCAACATACCAAAG gcCTCAGAGGAGCcagaagagagagagactttGGCCCTCATGGCTGCTCGTGCAGACAGCGAGGAGACACAGGATGGAGAAACCTACATTGAGAAATACACCCGGGGAGTTTTGCAAGTGGAGAATATACTCAGCTTGGAGAGGCTGCGGCAG GCTGTGACAGTGAAAGAGGCACTCACTACTAAAGGAAGACATCTCAGAAGAAGCCTCAGCACACCAAATGTACAGCAT TCTTCCTGCAGTAAAACAGACCTGACTGGCTGTGAGGATGAAGACCGCAAAATATGTGAG GACCACTGTGATTATGTTGACAGCTGCAATCTTCAGGATGGCTCTCTCTGCAGCACACCAGTCAAAAGCAAGGAAGGGCCAG AGAGTCCTACATTCTTCAACTCCAGTCCCTTCAAGCTTCTGTCCCCTCAGCCGTCCAAGTTCCTCAAGTCCTTGTTACCTGTCAAGGAGGAGAACAAGGAGAAGAAAGTCCTGGAGGCCCGCCCACTGTTAGGACAAGAG AGCATGCGCTCATGTGTGGACAGCCCTGCACTGCTCCCCCCTCCCTGCCCCTGGCGCAGACCCAGGGCAGGCAGCGAGGGCCACTGCAAGCCTTTCACCCCCACCTGCAGACCGCTCAGCCGCACACTGCCGCGCGCTGCTGTAAGTGCGACACACGCTGCTCCCATTGGAAGTAAACGTCACATGATCACG CAGGAATCGGATGAGGAGGAGCCTACAGTGGATGTGACTCTCAATCTGGACCGAGGCCTTCAAAACGACGGCGCCGGCTTCCGTTCATACATCCCAGAGGACTTTGCCAACTTTGACATCTACAACGCCACCCTGGAGAGTCGCGCTGACCCGAAGGAGCGGAAGGAGGTGTCTCGTAGCCCCACCGCCAGCAGCTGCACCAGCGGTTACTTTTCCCACAGCGCCTCCAACGCCACGCTGTCCGACTTCCCTTTCAGTTCCAGCGAGAGCTCCGATCATCTCAGCTGCACCCCCAGAGAGTCCCACGACGTCGTCGGATGTCACGCCGGGAGGGGCTACGCGCAAACGAAAAGCGTTCCCGCCGGAAGCGATGACCAGCAGAGAACTTTTCCTCTGCCTCAAAACTGCAAGCTCAGCTGCAGTCAGGAGTTCACTGACTTTAAAGGGGCGGATGATACGATTGCAGAAGAGGATTTGGGCGATTTTACAGAAAAATGGGAGCGAGACGAGGGTGAGATGGCCCCAACACTCAAGACGACTACGACGGAAACGTGCGACTCTTCTGATGTCGCTAGTATGACGAACAATTCTGACAAAGCTTCGGCCGCTTTACATAAACATCCTGTTTCAAGTAACACTGTAATTTCCTCCGTTATCACCTCTGCGTCGCCGTCCGCTGTTACCAAAGTCCCGCCCCTCAGAGGAGGAGACCCCCCGATCCGCGAGCCGGCGCAGGGAGACGTGCCCCGCGGGAGCCCCTGTCCCAGCCCCGACCCCAGCAGCACGGAGCCCTCGGGCGACTCCAGCGGGGATGAGAGCGCCCCCGTCGCCCAGCTCCCCGACTGGATGGCGCCCGGGGAGATGGTGTGGGTGGGGAAGAGACGAGGAACCGTCCACTACGTCGGAGGGGTGGAGTTTGCCAAGGGAATCTGGGTTGGGGTCAAACTGGACCTGGCAGTGG GTAAGCACAACGGTACAGTCCAGGGTCGAGTATACTTCCGATGTCCGCCAGGCCACGGCGTGTTCGTGAAACCGTCTCGTCTGACCAGAGGCCCGCCTTCCATGGACACACAACCAACCACCCTCCTCAGATAA
- the kif13a gene encoding kinesin-like protein KIF13A isoform X9: protein MSDTKVKVAVRVRPMNRREIELNTKCVVDMEDNQTVLHAPPSNAKGDNSRKQSKVFAFDHCFWSMDESNVPKYAGQEVVFKCLGEGILENAFQGYNACIFAYGQTGSGKSFSMMGNGEHPGLIPRLCCSLFERVHQETNDGHTFKVEVSYMEIYNEKVRDLLDPKGSRQSLKVREHKVLGPYVDGLSQLAVTNFEDIEVLMSEGNKSRTVAATNMNEESSRSHAVFSIIVTQTLYDLQSGNSGEKVSKMSLVDLAGSERVSKTGAAGERLKEGSNINKSLTTLGCVISALADQSAGKGKGKFVPYRDSVLTWLLKDNLGGNSKTAMIATVSPAADNYEETLSTLRYADRAKRIVNHAVVNEDPNARIIRELREEVEKLKVQLSQAESLKAPELKEKLHESEKLIMEMTVTWEEKLRKTEEIATERQKQLESMGISLETSGIKVGEDKCFLVNLNADPALNELLVYYLKERTHVGADTSQDIQLFGIGIQPLHCVLELCPDGDVTLMPIGNARTCVNGTMIDSLVHLWHGDRILWGNNHFFRINLPKRKRRDRLKELERASPRASFVEMDVETASEASSEQDYSYEFAQMEVIMKTLGNNDPMQNVVQVLEKQYLEEKRTALEEQRIMYERELESLRQQLSPEKTQQHHRSNSDRLTFQMHTAHSKMQLWTEERDELFRHSLSRLREQVLKANTLVREANFLAEEMSKLTDYQVTLQIPAANLSANRKRGAIVSEPAIQVRRKGRGTQVWTIEKLENKLVDMRDHYRDWREGSEEVYSKANGKHCDPFYDAQENHNLIGVANIFLECLFHDVKLQYAVPIISQQGELAGRLHVELMRVSGAVPERLCGGDDSSENSSESSCYEVLDTNGEIVHMAKRLIIRVRIREATGLPLNLSNFVFCQYTFWEHGEPTVAPPMVSPDRPSPRSPDAQFNVQFDHCKDYVIHVTDDFLEFISDGALAIEVWGHCCAGNGRSPWELDVLEAKTQTLRDRWSEVSRRIELWVSIQELNEQGEYAAVEVQPGKDISTGGVFQLRQGHSRRLHVSVRPVQNSGTLPLLVEAMLSVSIGCVTLRSIKLQRPLDTYQREVQDDMDSYQEEDLSCVRERWSEALIKRREYLDEQIKKIINKHEKSEEDVEREARLVEQWVGLTEERNAVLVPAPGSGIPGAPADWSPPAGMEAHIPVLFLDLNADNLTVNEQLTHAAGVNSIVPKEHGSQFFYLPIIKHSEEEVSAVCSWDSSIHDSVHLNRVTSPHERIYLILKTTVQLSHPASMELVLRKRVAVNIYNKQSFTQSLKRRMSLKNTLYSCGVTYEIVSNIPKASEEPEERETLALMAARADSEETQDGETYIEKYTRGVLQVENILSLERLRQAVTVKEALTTKGRHLRRSLSTPNVQHSSCSKTDLTGCEDEDRKICEDHCDYVDSCNLQDGSLCSTPVKSKEGPESPTFFNSSPFKLLSPQPSKFLKSLLPVKEENKEKKVLEARPLLGQEESDEEEPTVDVTLNLDRGLQNDGAGFRSYIPEDFANFDIYNATLESRADPKERKEVSRSPTASSCTSGYFSHSASNATLSDFPFSSSESSDHLSCTPRESHDVVGCHAGRGYAQTKSVPAGSDDQQRTFPLPQNCKLSCSQEFTDFKGADDTIAEEDLGDFTEKWERDEGEMAPTLKTTTTETCDSSDVASMTNNSDKASAALHKHPVSSNTVISSVITSASPSAVTKVPPLRGGDPPIREPAQGDVPRGSPCPSPDPSSTEPSGDSSGDESAPVAQLPDWMAPGEMVWVGKRRGTVHYVGGVEFAKGIWVGVKLDLAVGKHNGTVQGRVYFRCPPGHGVFVKPSRLTRGPPSMDTQPTTLLR from the exons ACTTGATCCCAAAGG GAGCCGACAGTCTCTGAAGGTTCGTGAACACAAAGTCCTGGGTCCATACGTGGATGGTTTGTCTCAGCTGGCCGTGACCAACTTTGAG GACATTGAGGTGCTCATGTCGGAGGGGAACAAATCTCGCACAGTGGCAGCCACCAATATGAACGAGGAGAGCAGCCGATCTCACGCCGTCTTCAGTATTATTGTCACACAAACGCTCTATGATCTACAATCTGGG AATTCTGGGGAGAAGGTGAGCAAGATGAGTCTAGTTGACCTGGCAGGAAGTGAACGTGTGTCCAAGACGGGAGCTGCTGGGGAGCGACTAAAAGAAGGAAGCAACATAAACAA GTCCCTGACCACGTTGGGTTGTGTGATTTCTGCACTGGCTGATCAGTCTGCAGGAAAGGGGAAGGGCAAATTTGTGCCTTACAGAGACTCAGTCCTCACCTGGCTGCTCAAG GACAACCTTGGTGGTAACAGCAAGACGGCTATGATAGCCACAGTGAGCCCAGCGGCGGACAACTATGAAGAAACTCTTTCCACTCTGCGTTACGCCGATCGAGCCAAGAGGATCGTCAACCACGCCGTCGTCAACGAAGACCCCAACGCGCGCATCATCCGAGAGCTCCGAGAGGAGGTGGAGAAGCTTAAAGTTCAGCTGTCTCAGGCTGAG TCTTTGAAAGCTCCTGAGCTGAAGGAGAAGCTGCATGAGTCAGAGAAACTCATCATGGAGATGACTGTCACTTGGGAGGAAAAGCTAAGGAAGACTGAGGAGATCGCCACG GAACGCCAAAAGCAACTGGAGAGCATGGGAATCTCTCTTGAAACATCTGGCATTAAAGTGGGCGAAGACAAGTGTTTCCTGGTCAATCTGAATGCGGATCCTGCCTTAAATGAGCTGCTCGTTTACTATCTAAAG GAGCGCACCCATGTCGGCGCTGACACTTCTCAGGACATCCAGCTGTTTGGGATCGGCATCCAGCCGCTGCACTGCGTACTGGAACTGTGCCCGGATGGTGATGTCACCTTGATGCCCATAGGGAACGCCCG GACCTGTGTAAATGGGACAATGATTGATTCTTTGGTTCATCTCTGGCATGGGGATCGTATCTTATGGGGCAACAACCACTTTTTTAG GATCAATTTGCCAAAACGAAAGCGGCGGGACCGTTTGAAGGAGCTGGAGAGGGCCTCTCCTCGGGCCAGCTTTGTGGAGATGGATGTGGAGACGGCCAGTGAGGCATCTTCTGAGCAGGACTACAGTTATGAGTTTGCCCAAATGGAGGTCATCATGAAGACGCTGGGAAACAATG ACCCCATGCAGAATGTGGTCCAGGTCCTGGAAAAGCAGTACCTGGAAGAGAAGCGCACGGCTCTGGAGGAGCAGAGGATAATGTACGAGCGGGAGCTGGAATCGCTTCGGCAACAACTTTCTCCCGAGAAAACGCAACAGCACCACCGCAGCAACAGTGACCGCCTCACGTTCCAGATGCACACAGCGCACAGCAAGATGCAACTGTGGACGGAGGAACG gGATGAACTTTTCCGACACAGTCTTTCTCGCCTGAGGGAACAGGTTCTGAAAGCCAACACCCTGGTGCGAGAGGCCAACTTTTTGGCAGAGGAGATGAGCAAGCTGACCGACTATCAGGTCACTCTTCAGATTCCTGCAGCCAACCTTAGCGCCAACCGCAAG CGTGGAGCAATCGTGAGTGAGCCAGCCATCCAGGTGCGCAGGAAGGGGAGGGGGACTCAGGTGTGGACCATTGAGAAGCTGGAGAACAAGCTGGTGGACATGAGAGACCACTACAGGGACTGGAGGGAAGGCTCAGAGGAAGTG TACAGCAAGGCAAATGGTAAACATTGTGACCCATTTTACGACGCACAAGAGAACCACAACCTAATAGGAGTGGCTAACATTTTTCTGGAGTGCCTCTTCCATGATGTCAAACTGCAATATGCTGTTCCCATCATCAGCCAACAGGGGGAG TTAGCAGGCAGGCTCCATGTGGAGCTGATGCGGGTCAGCGGTGCCGTGCCCGAGCGCCTTTGCGGTGGAGACGATTCCTCCGAAAATTCCAGTGAGAGTAGCTGCTACGAAGTCTTGGACACCAATGGAGAAATTGTTCACATGGCCAAGAGGCTCATTATCAGG GTTCGCATCAGGGAAGCGACAGGGCTGCCCCTCAACTTGTCCAACTTCGTCTTCTGTCAGTACACCTTTTGGGAACACGGAGAACCCACAGTGGCGCCCCCAATGGTGAGCCCGGACAGACCTTCCCCTCGGAGCCCAGATGCACAGTTCAATGTCCAGTTTGATCACTGCAAG gactaTGTTATACATGTGACAGATGACTTTCTGGAGTTCATATCAGACGGAGCGTTGGCAATAGAGGTATGGGGTCATTGCTGTGCTGGGAATGGACGTTCTCCGTGGGAATTAGACGTGCTGGAAGCAAAGACTCAAACGCTCCGAGACAG GTGGAGCGAAGTGTCTCGCAGGATCGAGCTGTGGGTCTCCATCCAGGAGCTCAACGAACAGGGAGAGTACGCCGCTGTGGAGGTGCAGCCTGGAAAAGACATCAGCACGGGAGGAGTCTTCCAACTGCGGCAG GGCCACTCGAGGAGGCTGCACGTCAGCGTGAGGCCGGTCCAAAACTCAGGCACGCTGCCTCTGCTGGTGGAGGCCATGTTGTCTGTCTCGATCGGCTGCGTGACGCTACGCTCCATCAAATTGCAGAGACCCCTCGACACATACCAG AGAGAGGTGCAAGACGATATGGATAGTTATCAG GAGGAAGATCTCAGCTGCGTAAGAGAGCGATGGTCTGAGGCCTTAATCAAACGACGGGAGTACCTCGATGAACAAATCAAGAAGATCATAAACAAACACG AGAAGTCAGAGGAAGACGTCGAGCGTGAAGCCCGCCTGGTGGAACAATGGGTCGGCCTGACCGAGGAGAGAAACGCTGTGCTCGTACCCGCACCTGGAAGTGGCATTCCTGGAGCGCCCGCTGATTG GAGCCCACCTGCTGGAATGGAAGCTCATATCCCAGTCCTCTTCCTTGATTTGAATG CTGATAATCTGACAGTGAATGAGCAGCTGACACATGCTGCAGGCGTTAACTCTATCGTACCCAAGGAGCATGGAAGCCAGTTCTTTTATCTCCCCATTATCAAGCACAGCGAAGAAGAG GTGTCAGCAGTGTGCTCCTGGGACTCATCCATCCACGATTCCGTGCACCTGAATCGGGTCACGTCTCCTCACGAGCGCATCTACCTGATCCTCAAAACCACCGTGCAGCTCAGCCACCCGGCCTCAATGGAGCTGGTGCTTCGCAAGAGGGTCGCCGTCAACATCTACAACAAGCAG AGTTTCACACAGAGTCTCAAAAGGAGAATGTCCCTTAAGAACACGCTTTACTCCTGCGGTGTGACCTATGAGATTGTTTCCAACATACCAAAG gcCTCAGAGGAGCcagaagagagagagactttGGCCCTCATGGCTGCTCGTGCAGACAGCGAGGAGACACAGGATGGAGAAACCTACATTGAGAAATACACCCGGGGAGTTTTGCAAGTGGAGAATATACTCAGCTTGGAGAGGCTGCGGCAG GCTGTGACAGTGAAAGAGGCACTCACTACTAAAGGAAGACATCTCAGAAGAAGCCTCAGCACACCAAATGTACAGCAT TCTTCCTGCAGTAAAACAGACCTGACTGGCTGTGAGGATGAAGACCGCAAAATATGTGAG GACCACTGTGATTATGTTGACAGCTGCAATCTTCAGGATGGCTCTCTCTGCAGCACACCAGTCAAAAGCAAGGAAGGGCCAG AGAGTCCTACATTCTTCAACTCCAGTCCCTTCAAGCTTCTGTCCCCTCAGCCGTCCAAGTTCCTCAAGTCCTTGTTACCTGTCAAGGAGGAGAACAAGGAGAAGAAAGTCCTGGAGGCCCGCCCACTGTTAGGACAAGAG GAATCGGATGAGGAGGAGCCTACAGTGGATGTGACTCTCAATCTGGACCGAGGCCTTCAAAACGACGGCGCCGGCTTCCGTTCATACATCCCAGAGGACTTTGCCAACTTTGACATCTACAACGCCACCCTGGAGAGTCGCGCTGACCCGAAGGAGCGGAAGGAGGTGTCTCGTAGCCCCACCGCCAGCAGCTGCACCAGCGGTTACTTTTCCCACAGCGCCTCCAACGCCACGCTGTCCGACTTCCCTTTCAGTTCCAGCGAGAGCTCCGATCATCTCAGCTGCACCCCCAGAGAGTCCCACGACGTCGTCGGATGTCACGCCGGGAGGGGCTACGCGCAAACGAAAAGCGTTCCCGCCGGAAGCGATGACCAGCAGAGAACTTTTCCTCTGCCTCAAAACTGCAAGCTCAGCTGCAGTCAGGAGTTCACTGACTTTAAAGGGGCGGATGATACGATTGCAGAAGAGGATTTGGGCGATTTTACAGAAAAATGGGAGCGAGACGAGGGTGAGATGGCCCCAACACTCAAGACGACTACGACGGAAACGTGCGACTCTTCTGATGTCGCTAGTATGACGAACAATTCTGACAAAGCTTCGGCCGCTTTACATAAACATCCTGTTTCAAGTAACACTGTAATTTCCTCCGTTATCACCTCTGCGTCGCCGTCCGCTGTTACCAAAGTCCCGCCCCTCAGAGGAGGAGACCCCCCGATCCGCGAGCCGGCGCAGGGAGACGTGCCCCGCGGGAGCCCCTGTCCCAGCCCCGACCCCAGCAGCACGGAGCCCTCGGGCGACTCCAGCGGGGATGAGAGCGCCCCCGTCGCCCAGCTCCCCGACTGGATGGCGCCCGGGGAGATGGTGTGGGTGGGGAAGAGACGAGGAACCGTCCACTACGTCGGAGGGGTGGAGTTTGCCAAGGGAATCTGGGTTGGGGTCAAACTGGACCTGGCAGTGG GTAAGCACAACGGTACAGTCCAGGGTCGAGTATACTTCCGATGTCCGCCAGGCCACGGCGTGTTCGTGAAACCGTCTCGTCTGACCAGAGGCCCGCCTTCCATGGACACACAACCAACCACCCTCCTCAGATAA